aaccatgcctgGAGGAACTCTACGATTCCAGATCACCCAATGAGGAAAGTTGCTGCCATCACCATGCAGCatcttgaaagaaaaaatacctGAGAAATTCCTTATCTGTGatgattcttttctttatcCTTCTGTCATTCAAATGTATAAAAGTATTATTGTTCTAGAAGatgttaaattttatttatttgagaaAAGTCATGGTGAACATGGTGCAGATACATGATGTTGTGAGATACAGACTGCAccgaatgaagaagaaattaaaagatgAATTGGATAATAGGAACACCGTTCAGGAGTACATATGCCCTGATTGTGGGAGAAGGTTTGGGGAAACTGTTGGTGTTCTTTTTAATTATCGCTTTCTTGGTTTGAAAAATTGATCTCTGCCTAATGCTTAAGTACTATATGTTATCTGTGTGCAGATATAATGCTTTGGATGCACTACGACTGATTTCCCCAAATGATGAATATTTTCATTGTGAAAAATGCGACAGTGAACTTGTTGCTGAAAGTGACAAGTTAGCTGCTGAAGAAATGGGAGATGGAGATGACAATGCACGGAGGAGGAGGCGTGAAAAATTGAAGGATATGCTTCAAAAAATGGAGGTTCATTGCTagactattttattttcttagataCCTACAAGACTCATCTATCTTGAGTTGTTTTACAATGATGGTATTGAAGTATGCTCAGACCAATTTACTAGAACATGTTAATCTTCTTGTTTGAATTTGTTGTTAAAAGATCTTTTATTCATCTAGTTAGGTATTTTAATTGCAACGTGACATTGCTTGGAGAGACTGTTCAGGAGGATAATTAAGATTGACTCTCGATGATGCAGTTCAAGAGAGAGAAGTGTTCATGTGAACAGGGTTTGTGCTACTGTTCATGCTTCAGTATGGGCCCATATTTTGATTCTATTTAATCCCCAGCCAAGCCCTTTTTCTGCCCATCGGTTCAAGCTACACCCAGTCCCATCTAAACCCATAATCTGGTTCATATTAAAGCCCAAGTTTTGTTTCAATAAGCCCATCTTCTGCCCCAAAACATGGCCTACTGTAATGACCCAACCCTTTATCAAGccacaatattgttctctttagCCCACGGACCTCACGTGTCACGGCTTTAAAACGCCTCGTGACTATGGAAGGGGTGCTAGAGGTTATTAAGTAGCACAACCTCTTCCCCCTAgatgatgtgggactaaagagcATGCCCCCCTCAACGCCTCTCCCGTGTCTTACCCAACCTTTGGAGCtcacgctttgataccatttgtaacccCCGACCCTATACCAAACCACAATATTATCCTTTTTGGCACATGGACCTCAtggctttaaaatgcattgtgaATATGGAAGGGGCGCTAAAGGTTTACAACTAGCCCAACCTCTTCCCTTAGCCAATGTGGCACTAAAGAGACTTTATAATATGAATACTGCTTATGTGTAGGACTAAGAAGATTTTACCAGATCTCGTTTGGGGCGTTATTTTTTGTTCGAGCTTCAATTTATAGAGACTTTATAATGTGAATACTGCTTATGTACTTTCTGACAACTCTTATGTGTGGGTGCTTTATTAAGGACCTTCTAAGCATAGAAAGGCCATTTGTATCCTTTTGATTGAGGTTCTTTTTCTCCATCTTAAGAAAGTTCCTCGATATTTTACCTAAAAGAATAGTCTTGATATTTGGCTTCTCATGACAAATACAGCCTTTCATTTACTTGATCAAATAGAAATTATAGAATTTCTAGTTCTTAGGTGGTTCTATTTCTGGTCATGCATCCAATCCTCATGATTAACTGGAGTGACTGCTTCGTTATAATGTAAAAGCACTAGTTGAGCTGTTCATAATTGTTGGATTTTTAATCACAATGAAAAGTTGGCTGGATTTTATGTCGGGATGATTTCAGTCCATTGGTATTAGCTCTACACATTGTAAGTGCCTTTTTCGGTTCTCTCCTAAGGTTACAAGATGGAAGTAAATGCAGGTACAGTTAAAGCCATTGATGGAACAACTTGCCAGAGTGAAGGATTTAGCTGTGCCTGAATTTGGCGGTCTCCAAGCTTGGGAAGCTAGAGCTAGTGCTGCTGCCCGTGCAAATGGTGATGCTGCTGCTAATGATTCTTCTAAAGCTTCTCAGGGGCAAGGATATGGTGGAACGCCAATGCCGTTTCTTGGAGAGACAAGGGTATTCAACCTCTCACTCTCCCACAGTGTcaatgcatgtgtgtgtgtgtgtgtgtgtgtggttgtggtttcttcttcttctaagagggatttaaaatatatatatatatatacatatagatcatagttgtcaaggcggcaACATGCCTTGTTGACAGTTAAAGAGTTtatgttgatttatgtttattgttttgatttttaatgaatatCTTGTATCCTATGCTTTctttattatatgttggttttctcatattccATTACTAACATAagtatatcatattgcattgatatggcttcttTGTCGCATATAAGCATTATTATCTAATTTATCATTTCTATATTATGTCATATACTGCACACCTAGGCTGGCGCCTGCTTGCCTGGCCAACGGCTTGGGTCGCCTAGTCACTGTGAATGCTATATAGATATATGGATCTTATTTTGGGAATgcagtcccccccccccttccggGTTTCGATAAAtaacatttttatttataagaaaGAATATGTAGGAAGCACAAGCCAAAAACTCCATGAAAACAAAATTGACGCAACAAAAATATAATCTCACTAGTATGCTACCCTAaaactaaggcaccgtttgacaacgttctatttctgccgtttttgcgttttcttcttctcagaaacggagaaacaacttaaaaagcgtttgatgaagttgttccgtttcacccgtttctagaaacataaataatttttttttgtctatttacaactctagaaacgactttgacgaaacaagtccgacttgtttcgtcatttctagaaacgaatttgagaggaaaaaatagatctctcaactatttaaatctaaaaagaggcaaccaaaccctctcttccatttgggcatctgatgatactattggattttttagtggcattatgtctgcaaaaaacgtttcgagaaacaagtttatcaaacaccaaaaaatctgtttttgtttccgaaaacgtgaaaagccaTTTTTGCTATTTCTAGACAGAAGCAGCAGAGACGTTATCAAGCGGTGCCTAAGATGCAGACATACTACTTGCTTTGCCATGCCATCTGCCAAATCATTTGCTGACCTTGGATCCCACTGGTGATATATTTCCCAAAGAAATGAGATGACAATCTTTGTCAAATGAGAGATTCTCCAAGGCCAATGTGCCTCTGAGACCACCCAATAAGGCAAATAATTATAGCTAGTCTCCCTGAACCAATAGATCTtgaaatccaaaatccaaataatATATGTGATATTTTGCTTCTTGTTCCATTCTAGTGTTATGAGGATTCTAATAAGCGTATGCATTTGCTGGTTAGGTTGATTGAAACTGGGTTTAGCGGCAGAAAGTTTGAATACACTTGATATAAATGGATCTTTGAATTGCGTATGGAGCCTTGAATATGAAGTACATGCTATCATGTAGCAATAGATGGGAAAGGGCAAGacacatttctttcttttatattgCTATCTGAATTCTTTTATACTTATGATATATAGCTATATGTAGCAATAGAGGGGCAAGAGACATTtcattctgtctttgttctaAGAATACCCACTCCAGTAGACCTTGAAACTAGGCAATCTGCTAGAGCGCTGTTGCAGTGCTGACATATATACAGTGCTGAACATTGGAGATATATGGACCACATGTTATCATATATGTTGCGTAAGTTGGAAGGGTATAGGTACCTTAtcatctgtgtgtgtgtgtgcgcgcgcGTGTGCGTGCGTGCACATCTGAAGTCTATTTTGAGATTTTACCTCGAGCTTATTCCAGACTCCATACCTCATTATAAAGTTAGTGGTTTTTATTCAGTTTTGTAACTTCTTCTCACTCCCCTCTTTTGCAGTTATTTGGACATTAAAATTTTGCATAGGATTTTTTGTTATTCTATTGTTTATGGACTTTGATTGTGCATTTTTTTCAGATTAGTCTCAAATTACTGTTTTGAATATATTCAAGAACTCACAAACCAAAAGGAGTTTTCAGGTGGTATTTTTAACTTTTGGAGTCGCATTGTTCACAAACAGTTTCTGGATGCTCATTGGCAGGTTGAAGTTGCACTCTCTGGTGCTGAAGTCAAGGAAGAGGATACCAAAGCTGATGCTGGAACTAATTCTATGAAAGTTCTGCCTCCTTGGATGATCAAGCAAGGCATGAATCTTACAAAAGAGCAGCGTGGAGAAGTCAAGCAAGATTCGAAAATTGGCACTAGTTCAGCACCCATGTCTGATGACAAGAAGTCCAAAGTTaatggaaaagaggaaaaagaggatgaaaagatAATACAGGTAAGTGCAAAAACATCTATTGCCAGGTTGTATTTGTacattctcttctttcttctttttaatgcAAATGATCCTTTTAGCAGAAAAAGGCAAGTGCAAAAAGATGAATGctgaaatccatttttttttattttctgaacCTGTTTGgtacttgtgtgtgtgtgtgtgtgtgtgtgtgtgtgtgtgtgtggttttATGATTATAAACTTGGTTGGTGCTTCCTGATCATTTTGTAGGATGAGTATGTTAAAGCTTATTATGCCGCTTTTCTAAAGCGgcaacaagaacaagaagaagctGCCAAGAGGCAAGAAGAACTGGAAAACAAAAGTAATGCCTCTAATGATGTCATTGATATACCTAATGATCGTCAAGTTGGCCTGAAATCAAAACGTGATGTGTATGAGAGGGAAGATGGTGTTGAATGGGAAGAGGCTTCAACTGCGGGTAGATATTGACAACTCTCATTACCCattttcaagtttttagttctCTTTTAGAGATGATCGAAATTGTGTTAGTATTCCAGGTCTATCTTCATGCACCCTTTCGGTACCATATATTGCTCTTTCCAGAGGGAGAGAGCTTAATATAAGTCAGTTCTGTTTCTGTATGCGATGGGCCAAAGCCAATGGTCTATCTTGTGTTCTGAATCATTGGTTAGGATTTCTTCATCCCTACTGGTGCAAATTGCTGCAGAATCAGTTTGTCTTGCTATTAGATATTCCCAGTAGCTGTCTGGGAAGGGCTTTTGCA
This region of Macadamia integrifolia cultivar HAES 741 unplaced genomic scaffold, SCU_Mint_v3 scaffold2992, whole genome shotgun sequence genomic DNA includes:
- the LOC122067592 gene encoding transcription initiation factor IIE subunit alpha isoform X2, which codes for MPLSLPLVMVKLAEREKRRLSCTPIHTVAWIMHRLLMLDIHDVVRYRLHRMKKKLKDELDNRNTVQEYICPDCGRRYNALDALRLISPNDEYFHCEKCDSELVAESDKLAAEEMGDGDDNARRRRREKLKDMLQKMEVQLKPLMEQLARVKDLAVPEFGGLQAWEARASAAARANGDAAANDSSKASQGQGYGGTPMPFLGETRVEVALSGAEVKEEDTKADAGTNSMKVLPPWMIKQGMNLTKEQRGEVKQDSKIGTSSAPMSDDKKSKVNGKEEKEDEKIIQDEYVKAYYAAFLKRQQEQEEAAKRQEELENKSNASNDVIDIPNDRQVGLKSKRDVYEREDGVEWEEASTAGNANETNILNDLNVQAEASGDDEDEIDWEEG
- the LOC122067592 gene encoding transcription initiation factor IIE subunit alpha isoform X1 translates to MSVEPFNRLVKLAARAFYDDIAMKGENQPKTGRSDNRGMAVVVLDALTRRQWIREEDLAKDLKLHSKQLRRTLRFFEEEKLITRDHRKETAKGAKIYNAAVAATSDGQIGREGEEKIKLHTHSYCCLDYAQIHDVVRYRLHRMKKKLKDELDNRNTVQEYICPDCGRRYNALDALRLISPNDEYFHCEKCDSELVAESDKLAAEEMGDGDDNARRRRREKLKDMLQKMEVQLKPLMEQLARVKDLAVPEFGGLQAWEARASAAARANGDAAANDSSKASQGQGYGGTPMPFLGETRVEVALSGAEVKEEDTKADAGTNSMKVLPPWMIKQGMNLTKEQRGEVKQDSKIGTSSAPMSDDKKSKVNGKEEKEDEKIIQDEYVKAYYAAFLKRQQEQEEAAKRQEELENKSNASNDVIDIPNDRQVGLKSKRDVYEREDGVEWEEASTAGNANETNILNDLNVQAEASGDDEDEIDWEEG